From one Lycium ferocissimum isolate CSIRO_LF1 chromosome 5, AGI_CSIRO_Lferr_CH_V1, whole genome shotgun sequence genomic stretch:
- the LOC132057124 gene encoding uncharacterized protein LOC132057124, translating to MLRIGAKLFRTARIGSSTLSHFRSPSRFLSYSNNNNKNVNNTGFKTSPVALQMINYALSLARAQKSDESYAQAQLILEQCHSTQSDESAKGLVLFAMSTLFSESGNFGEAIEKLQKIQELGLSSLAVRVAASEALAGLYLESYQDDSSSATADMCLQLLETIRLGIGGGGSELLEARAKALKGLVELVRGNVESAQSFFEGAQGDKGCFGNVALSYGEFLHCMRNFQMARELYQKAMQDVSESKDFTDSQSLSACNMNLEETLVGATCALGQLEAHLGNFDDAEELLTAALKKAEERFGNYHPKVGIILTCVALMYRHKAAMERSSSLLIQEGLYRRAIEVLKAPPLEVEGVEAIKSRRDILALARGGYAETLIVQQNRKAEGEKMKRWAETAWTNRRLSLAEALEPSESSAKVAVIDTRISRIL from the exons ATGCTTAGAATTGGAGCTAAGCTCTTTAGAACTGCAAGAATTGGTAGCTCCACCTTGTCTCATTTCAGGTCACCTTCAAGATTCTTATCTTATagtaacaataacaacaaaaatgTTAATAACACTGGTTTCAAGACAAGCCCTGTTGCTCTTCAGATGATTAATTATGCTCTTTCTCTTGCCCGTGCACAAAAATcag ATGAATCATATGCGCAAGCTCAATTGATACTTGAGCAATGCCACTCAACTCAGTCGGATGAGAGTGCTAAAGGATTGGTTTTGTTCGCTATGTCTACCTTATTTTCTGAAAG CGGGAATTTTGGTGAAGCCATTGAGAAGCTccagaaaattcaagaattggGCTTGTCATCTTTAGCTGTTAGAG TTGCCGCCTCTGAAGCACTTGCTGGGCTTTATTTAGAATCGTATCAA GATGATTCTTCATCAGCAACTGCAGATATGTGCTTGCAACTGCTGGAAACCATAAGGCTAGGGATTGGTGGTGGTGGAtctgagcttttggaagctcgtGCCAAGGCATTGAAAGGGCTGGTTGAGTTGGTACGTGGTAACGTTGAATCAG CCCAGTCATTCTTTGAAGGAGCTCAGGGTGATAAAGGTTGCTTTG GCAACGTTGCGCTATCTTATGGTGAATTCTTGCATTGTATGCGGAATTTCCAAATGGCGAGGGAGTTATATCAAAAGGCAATGCAGGACGTATCAGAAAGTAAAGATTTTACTGACTCGCAGTCCTTATCAGCGTGTAATATGAACTTGGAGGAGACTTTGGTTGGAGCTACTTGTGCTCTAGGACAGCTTGAGGCTCACTTGGG GAATTTTGATGATGCTGAAGAATTACTAACTGCAGCATTGAAGAAAGCAGAAGAGCGCTTTG GTAATTATCATCCAAAGGTAGGTATCATTTTGACCTGCGTAGCTCTCATGTATCGACATAAAGCAGCCATGGAGCGGTCAAGCTCGCTTTTGATCCAAGAG GGACTCTATAGAAGAGCAATTGAAGTGCTCAAAGCTCCACCCTTGGAAGTAGAAG GTGTTGAAGCGATTAAGTCGAGAAGGGATATACTTGCCCTTGCAAGAG GTGGTTATGCAGAGACGCTTATTGTGCAACAAAACAGAAAAGCAGAAGGTGAAAAGATGAAGCGGTGGGCTGAAACAGCTTGGACAAATCGCAGATTATCACTCGCTGAGGCACTAGAACCATCCGAGTCATCAGCGAAGGTGGCTGTCATAGACACTCGAATAAGCCGGATCCTGTAG